The genomic DNA GGGAGAAGCGAGACAGTGCAGCAGAACACGACATCCTTGGATCGCAATGCCTCCTTGGTTGTTTGGTGAAAACAATCATGACACAAGGCCTTCCAGGATTTCTGTAATAATATAAGTCTACCCATGAGGATATAGGCTCCTTGACTTTTTATTAAGCGTGTCAGTAGCCTGAGTGGCtggtaaatacaataacatTCAGAAACCAAATCAGTGTCTCAGAGGATCCCCGAGTAAGTTTTATGCTGGGAGAAGGTTTGCTGCAAAGTGGTCACAGACTTTTAGTTATTATAGAGTATTAAGGCTTCTATTTGTGGCACGGGCGGCAGAGATTGACAGTCACGGATAGAGCATCCTGCCAACTTCTCCGTCAGCCGTGCCACACAGCTAGGCTTTGCTCTTCGTAGATTAAAAAGACAACTAGCTGAAGGAGTCCCAGTCATGATGTGAATGAAGTAAGATAATCTAATGTCGAGAGATGTTATATGTCAGGGAGTTCAGTTTTGAAAATTATATGATCGATATCATTGTTGTTGTCCTGTTTTAAGTACTGTAAACGCCACACTTTCTTCATCTCGATGCCCCTCCATTTTTTGCGCTaacatgcattcacacaagAACCTATTGGATTGGTTTTTTGAAGCATTTCCACAGCAGCGGTTTTGTGGgttcatatttatttatccatttgctttgtttgcttgtttgtttgtttagggGGAGGGCAATCTGTTCTTCGGTTGATTTTCACGTTTTGATTTTCCGTTCAACTTGTTCGGTCTAAATTCTTTGGTACCAGAGGCCAAACGGTACAAAGCTATGTGGCCTGTGGCTAAAACTAGTTCAGCCAAGTGAAAATCAGGGACTCATAGCTCTTTTGGTCACACAAAGTACTATTGTATTGTGTATATACTGGACAGGAGTCTGTCTGTAAACCTGAATCGTTCAGGCTCCTGTCATTTAAACCCCATTCAGAtaaatttaagtaaaaaaaaattcaacatcCTATTCATACAAGATCCATCATCTCTACCTTTGTCAGTGTTGTTTATAGATTAAGTCTTGTACATATACACAGTTTTGTATGAAGAGCTATTTTTTCGTCAGAATAAATCAGGGGACACATCAGGGTTGAATGCCCCAGTTTCAAAATTGAAATAGTAtcaaaaaaaagtattttacttctgaaatgggtaaaaaaaacaacattttttctttccctttacGTTTTTTGATACTAATTTGTtgaatttttattctttttttaaagtcttttgATGTTGTCATTTgtcctgtttccttttttttaattagcattcttttatattttgttcATCCTCAAATTAAGTCATTGCATGCTTGCTAAAAGGGAAAAATTGAAGGGAAAAAGTGTATGAAAAtccaaacttaaaaaaaaaatgttgaggGTATCCCAAACATTTGTTTGAGTTGCTTGTTACAGCAATTGCTTGTGTTCAAAGGTACATTTTCTatgaaaagaaagcaaaaactaaaaagaTCATTTAACACCTTGTGCAATAAAGCTATCTTTCATATGTCACGGCTTCTGTCATTATCTAGAGGACTGTTTGTATGTCTTGTGAAAATGTCTGGACCTACACACGCATGGAGTTTACAGCCAAACCAGTGTTCatgaacatatatatataaatatatacatatagtaAATGAGCTGCCACGTGAATGAAAAAGTCTTGAAAAGTTACATAATTGTGGTAATCTGTGGCAGACTGACATCATACAACATTTTAAGAGACTACATTTGATGGTTGACCTTCTGTTTTGTCATATGTATGCTGTTGTTATGGTGGATGCTCTCTAAAGGTCATCTTCCATGGATTTCCATGAGccaaaaactcatgaaaatcAAAAAACTGTTTGAAAGATTCCCTACAAGACAGATTTTTCTACACTTGGCTCCTTATGATGCCTAATATCCTCGAAAAGGTCTTCTCAGGTACACAGTTGTGGCGCTAAGCACAAGAGCCCATCCTGATCAAACCCTTCTTAGACAGCTGGCCTAAAAGAGGGGAAAGAAGCTAAAACAGATTTAGGCAGACAATGAACTGAGGGAATGGACCTAGACTCAGAATATGACAaacaaggattattttgaaatgtgcaAAGCCTCTCTAGTGAAATCCAAGAACAGAAATAAGTAGATGTTAGTAAAACATGGTGTTTTATGCTTTCATATTGTTTACactaaattctgaccctaccaaaTGCTGCAAGAAATCAAGACCTATCAAACCAGACAACCAGACATCGTCCAGTTTTCAGCCTGTGCAAACTGAAGCCTCCATTTCCTGTTCGTAGACAGAGGTGGAAACCTGTGCggctttctgctgctgtagcacaTCTGCTTAAAGCTTTgatgtgttgtgtgttcagagatgttcTTCTGCATAACTTGGTTGCAAAGAGTTGTAATTCGAGTTATTGTTGCTTTCctgtcagctcaaagcagtctggctattctcctctgatctctgatatcagaccattctctgtaaactagAGATCGCCATTCTGATGTTCATTTCAGCGGGCCTTtctttatgcatttatatataTGCTCAAATCCATCAAGAATCCATTCTCaatcatgtgattggctgattagatatatGCGCTAATGACCTTCTGCTTGTACTTCCTTCAGATCTGCATACTGGAAAGAGAAAGACTGAAAAAGAATTGACTCGATGAGTGTCCAAAATACTGAATTCTACACCTCAGGATTTCTTAGGTTTATTTGAATAGTGGAGCCATTATAGGTAATATTATTAGGACATCATGTGGTTTATTTTCTGACACTTCAAGAAGTTCTTAAGCCACAGAAATGATCGTGTTTTCACAAGCCCACCGTAATAAGTAAATCCCATAGAAAGAGCACTAAGAGTAGCATGTATTGAAACGCCAGTACataaggacacacacacagaaacacacacgctTGTAAAGATTCGCCAGAAAACTGTACAATATGGACGAGAATGCATTAGATGTAtacatacttcacaccgtgtacattataacataccataatagacccatttctgtaatatacttacacatctatattattgctaatatatattgtaatatatctatatcgcggctaaagcacttctggatggatgcaaactgcatttcgttgccctgtacctgtgacatgtgcaatgacaataaagttgaattctattctattctattctatgtaaTGAAACACCCACCCACTGTGTCAGATCTACGGCCACAAGAGGGCGACATAACGCTATAATGTTTGACCCTTCCCCACAGAGGTTAACAGATACTGTGACGACAGCACTCTCCCAAAAGCGTGCAGTCACTCATGACGGATACACTGTGAATAATTGATGCGTTTCAGAGTCACAAGCACCATGTGTGCTTGACTAATAGCTCCTACTACTACTGTAAAGGTATTTCTGCATGCATGCTGTGGAGAATAACCTtatcatgatgatgatgattattatatTAAAAGTTTCATACAACACAATCTTCAATCATTGTCCTTGGCAGTATGTGCCAGCAGCCATGTAGACTATTCATGCGTTGCTGTGCTTGTTTATTAAGCTGTCAATCAAGAAAATAGTAGTAATAGAAAAAGCACACTTATTTACTCCACAGCTAAAAAGTGGAAAATAACAGCCTTATATGTTGTCAGATGGGAGCACGGTGCAGAATGGCTTTTCAAAAACTGTCATTAGCCCTCCCCTCCATTTTCCCACAACAGTGacttttttaacttaaaaaatgGGATGATTGATATTTTTTAATTCCTTGGTCTCTACTGTTGTGACAACCTTCATCTGACTGCTATTGTGTGGCTTCGCAAAGTATAATCAAAAGAATGCGCTTTTACCAGTGGAGCTCCAATCTCATTTCAAACCTGAACGGAGAAAAGGATCAATGGGACACAGACGCAGCAGCGACAAAACTGGGGACAATTTTACaagatttaatttattaactATTATACAGTTCACATAAGGCCTTCATCTTCAAACACTATTCTCAGTCAGACAAATTCCATGGTTTGCTTCTGGTGCACAGTACATCAACTTTCACGTTGCAGCTATTTTCACTTCAGTATTGGTTTTCTTCTAATTTCACGTTTTAAAACAGGGAGGGAGGTTTTCATCCTTCTCCCctggtgtgtgcatgtgtgtgtgtgtgtgtgtatgtgtgtgttttatttatttttttaaatcatgcaCTAAACTCAGGTGGCCTCGAACCATTCACAAAATTGTAAAAATGGACTTTCAATCATTGAAATACACACTAGAAATGTTTTCTACCATTGACTAAAAGGTGGtgtccccctcccctccccccaaACATACAAATAAACAACCATCATAGAGTAGTACGCACTCACTTTTTTTTGCCTCAGCGAACGGCAGGATCTGCTGAGGATGGGCATTGCGAGCGATGCCGTAACATTTATATACTCCAGGGAATCGTGTTGTCTGGTCGGTTCTGTGCCAGGTTCAGCTGCAAGCACTGCACAGTTTGAGGAAGGCCCTCATTTTATACTCCTGACAAACAGGTAAAATGACTGACTTCCAACAGCATTATGATCCCAAAAAGTACCAGTAATTGTTGATCCTAAATATTCATACAGTTGATCCCACTATTCTGTGGTCATAGCAACCGAGAACTACAGCAGAGCCGCTGTCCTCTGGTGGTCCACATCTCTCACCTTCATTGAAAGAGACAGTGCTTCCTCTCATGGACTTAACCGTTATTAAAGTTGTTAGGCCTTCATTATCAGTGCTGCTTGTTTTCAGCGAAAATGAAGGACGATATTGCAGCACAAAACTAATCAACTAGAGCAAGTAAACTGCCACGGGTGCTTCGTGAACGTCTCGATCCGCAGGTACTTCACTTCCACTGGTCATTGTGTTTCAATAGCAGGACTAGCAGTGACAGTGCGTTGAGAATACTAAACCTTCAGAGTTAATAGTACATGGATACAAAGAGCTCAGTTTGATAAACAGCCACAGCAACACGTCCGGAAACCTATCATGTTTCAAGTGTTTGGTTTACGTGGACAACAGATGCTAGCGTAAAATTTGCATGTACGGCGTGGCTGGGTTACACATTCAAAATGGCAAAAGTTTTCTCCTTCACTTGACCGACGGCAGGCAAAAGCCTTCGCTGATATTCCAACGGCCTAATCGAACCAAGCATCCCTAAATACGCCCACTCTGATCGACCAACAGCTAGAAAAGAGGACAAACAAAAACGAGTTTTTCACATGGCTGGATGAATGAGGAACACGAGCGGATTTGGATTTCCCACCAACCTAAAATGGGaaacccccacccacccacaccggatccactttttttccttttctttcttttttttttttttacaaaaaggaTCTTGTTTCACAAGCCTGCACTGATGCCACACTCGACCactacacaaacaaacatgaacaaTGAATCCGTGTGgcatttcttcatatttaaacactacactattaaaaaaaaaaagtgcttcagATAAGTTTGTGGATACAAAAAACAGGTCTGATGTAAACAAAGTTTGATCTGCCAGAGCTCTGTCGTGGCAATGGGTATGGCTGTTTGAGCTGTGAAATTAAAAACacgtaagaaaaaaaacaatatgtcaaaaaaaaagaaaaaaaaagaaaaacccctTTTGaggagaaaaaacccaacagtgaTCATTAAAGTGCATCCCTGGATGTGTTACTCCCAACCGTTCCCTTCCCTCCCATCCCCATGCTGACCCCTCAAGTAGAGCCGATGACAGAAACCCAAAAGGCAGACACAGAGGAAACTCTGCTATATGGAGCAAACTGCTGCCCAAAGGACCTACAGAGGACCAGTCTATAAATCCAGTGGCAGTACTttcaagagaaaaagaaactaaaaacagtttttacacaTACTAAAAACACGGTGGCCCCGAGTCTTTCTCTTCCAGCTTGGCATAGAGGTTTCTATTTCTTTGTATTATGGGATGAGTGGTGACTCGCTGTGACGGTGACCCCTGCCCTCCACTTCTCTGACCTGACATCCACTCATCCAGAAGATCAGAGGGCGGAAGGAGCTTCACTGGTAATGGTAGCCTCCACTCCGACGCACACAAGCATGAACATAATTGGCAGGTTGGGGAAGTTTCTCAGACACTTTCCATCTCCAGTCCTCATAACCTGGGTTGTCCATCATGATCAAAAATGAAATGTGcatgtgcacattttttttcttttacttgttttttctttttactcttttttttttttttttttttagtgtgtgtTGGTGATAAGGTCCAGCATCATCATGGGCACACATGGTTTCATTGTCTCTCACAGTGTCTCCTGTTCAGCGGGGAATGGTGGGCGTGGGGTGCTGGTGGAGGGGAGGAGCAGAGACTGCAGGGGAGACTGGGGGGTGGTGGGTGGGGACTGCTGCAAGGGCTGAAGTGAGGGGTGGTGTGAGGTGGAGAGGAGCGGTAACAAGAGTAGGCAGAGCTCCCGCCGAGGGTGGTGGTGGGCGAGGCAGGGAGGCCCGCCAGGCCGGTGGGGGAGTCGAGGAGGGGCTGGTTGTAGAAGAAGAATGCACACTGGTGGATGAAGGTCTCAATGATTGTCTGGTAGGTGCGCGTGGCAGTCAGAGCATCCATGGTGGAGAAGTCTGGCCTCATGAGGGTGGGCCAGAAACAGATGGACAAGTTCTCACTGGTCATCAAGTTCATCCTGTTCAGCTGGCTCACCCTgagaaaacacagaaaggtACACTGACTGATTCCTTCTCATATAGTGGAGGaagagtaaaaaacaaacaaacaaaaaataggAGATGACAACAAATGAAAGTGATTTAAACCGTAAACAGGGGACTTACTTGTGTAAGTGGTTCATTACATATTTGAAGACATCATAATTCTCCTTGGGGAACCTCCTCAGGACATCCTTCATGGTATACAGCCTCTGTTCTCTGTCACTGATTTCTGCACAAACAGGATGTTTTTTTAAGACTTGATCACACACAGTGATTTAAAGCTGAAACGTCTCTCTATGCCGTCAGAAAAATGTTTGTCAAGACTAAAACACCTAAAATGGAGCAGCCCTGCCAAAACCTTCCCACCCCTGTTCCTCTCTAAAGAAATAATCTTTTTATGTTCTAGTAAAGACTCTCCCAGCCCAGCAGTGTTTGCTTACTGAAAGCATCCAGTAGGTCCACCTGCAGAGCACAAGGCACCAGGGGCTCAGGCAGTTCAGAGAAGAAGCTTTTGAGGCCTCCAGCCACAGTGTTTATGGAGAAGTCTTTCTCCACTAGGTCTAATCCGTGGTCTGCACAGGAAGAATGACAGTTAAAGCCCGTCAGTCGTAGCGTTCATCGGGAATGAGCAATGAGTTCTGTGTCACTTTCTTCCAGTAACTCTGCTCATGTTTTGATTAGGCAGTCACATAATTACAGCTGGTTCAAACAAGTACGATGAGCAACTCACCCTGCTCAAACTGCCTCTGCATGCTCTCCATCTCCGACTTGTTGCCGCTTACGCGGTACAAACCCTCCGTATTCAGGCCTGAAGGAAAACGAGCGAAGCAGAGAAAGGGGAAAGATGTGGGTGGGTGTCACAGTGGGAAagaagcaaagcacaaacacttcATCAGCCCCTTTGCAAACAGACGAGGCAACACAGACGCCGAAGATTAAACAGATGCTGAAGATTAAACACACCCTAGTATTAATTTCACATTGCATTATTGTCATGAGCAGGTGCACGGGTTTAGGAACTCTGCAGGAATGTGAAGATGATTAATCACTAAAATAAATTCCATAAAAGACCTTTACCAAAAGTACAAATTAAAAACCTGATAAGTGAGGAGTGTAATGAGAATTTCTCTGAATGAAACTTTAAACACAATTTAGCGTACATGTAAGGAACAGCAGCACGAAATAAGCTGTTaattaacaagaaaaaaaaaggcacttaCCTGTTGTCTCAATGAAGCGGACACACTTTTCAATGAAGAGAGGGATCGGTCTGTCTGGGGATACCACATTCGCCAGGGGGACCCCGAAGTAATTGCTCTCCAAGGGCTTGGGAATAGCTGGACGGGGCTTTGGTCTAGTTTTCTgcgggaaaaaagaaaaagaacgaAACTCTTAGTATCTCAAAGCAATAATTACGCTGACACCAAGGTGCACTCCATGGCTTCTAACAAAATGTACAGTCATTACACTAATTTGAAAGCTATGCAACATGAAAAATGGCTTTTTGCAATAATAACACACCTTGGCTGTCCGCCGCAGGCTCTTCAGAATGTTCCTCTTCTTTGGGTCTTCGCTCTCCTCATTCACTAGACTTTCACCTTTAAGGGTCCCAAAGTCATCTTCTTTGGACTTTGGAAGAGCTCCCATCTCGTCATCACTGCCTATGAAGCTCGTGCGAAAGCTACTGAACTTGCCCAGCCGCTTAGAGCGGTCACGGTAAAGACGAGGCTTCACGCCAATTGCAGAGAACTTCCTCCTTCGTTCCAGAGAGCTGCTGTCCGCTTCGCTGTCTGAGCCGTTTCCATTGGAGTGCATCCTGTTTGAGTTGCGGATGGTGATGATTTTTCCTTGTGTGCTGTCATGTGGTACCGAGTAGATGATCTCTTCGTTGCTTGGGCGGGGTTTTGTAACAGCGTCAATGGGTTCGGCGTAGTCTGAGGGATCGTATCCCATGTCGCCGCCAGGAACCCAGGTGACAGCAGAGGGTAAGGACCGCCGATGACCCAGCGTGTCGATATATGGGTTACGGCTCATTTTCCGGAAATCGAAGGTGACGCCTGGTTTAACTCTCACTTGGGGGGGTACTTTgttgttcagtttgttctcaAAGTCCCTGATATCAGATATGACGGAGATGTCACTGGAATCTAAGTCGGGCATGTTGAAGCCGCTACTGTGAGATGTGAGCGTGCCATCGTAGTACGGTGGCGACGGCTCTACGTCGTCCTCGGAATCCAGGAACATAGTGACAGGACTAGGAGAGCTGCAGCGTGGGGAGTAGACATTTTCATTGGTACACGCTTCAGCTACATTATCGTACATGTGCGTTGCCTCCACGATGTTACGCTTCTCTACTACCTCCATCAGAAATGGATGAAACATTTCTATCCTGTGGAGGCCTCCCACCACCCCCCCAGACCCACAAACCACGCTGTTGAAGCGACCCTCAATCTCATGGGCTAGTTCCTCCCCCTGGATCAGCTGTTCACAGGCATAATCGCTGTCAGTGAGCTCTGCCTGGCTATCTCCAACTGCCAACAGCTGAATAGGGATGATGTCCTGCACCTCGCACAAGAATGCACAAAGGGTCTCCAGGGAGGCCTTTCGGGAGACCGAGTAGACTGCAATGTAGCCGTGCACTAACCTGCTCTTCCTCAAAGTGAAGGAGGCGTGGTatgagagcagagagagctcTATAGCCAGCTTATGTCCACCAACTGTCTGCTCCAGCAACACGGAGGTGCCGCTATTAGACATGGGCCTGCAGTGCTGATGCATTAAGAAAGGCGACAGGAGCTGCTCTGTGTCGTAGGGGTCTCCACACATTAAGCACATGACAATGCGAAGGTCTGCCTCTGGGACTGGCTGAGAGTCTCGGAGACCTGGAGGCTCAGGGAGGAGGGGTGGGGAGCTGCTACTAAAAGATGTGCTCCTCCTAATATCCAGAAGGCCCCTCAGCACCTGGTTTATTTGGGTCTCGCTTATGTTATGGCCGTAGCCCACACCGGGGGAGGCAGGGTCTAAAAAGCTACACTGCAATCTCCTTGCAACCTGCTGCCCCTGTGTTATCAAGTTTAAGGCAGTGTCACCACCTATATCAACGTATGATCCTACACCTCGTTTAGTGACTAAAAGGAGTGAAGTCGGCAGCTGTGCTAGCTGGCTATCTCTTCGGCCCAGAGTTGACTCCCTAAGTCGCTCGAGGCTTTCCACCACATAAGAAAGTGATTCTTTTGAAttatacaaacacaaacacccaTGAGGAGTGAAAGTGGGGGTGTAGAAAGAATTTACCGGAAGACGTACATTTCCGTCAATAGGTCGCAGTGTCAGTTCGTACATCTTCCCGTCTAACACATACCAGTCATCGTTTGTGCAGAGAGCTCTAATCTCATTGGCAAATTCTCTGGCTAGTCCATCCTTCCCTAGTATAACGAGGTTTATTCTGTCAGCCTTGGTTTCCCCAAAATGAgctttcacgtcaaaaaagGGGTAATGGGAGGGAAAACGTGACGCTAACAGCTGCTCGATCTTAGAGTCTACGCAGTGTGGACTGCTAGGGCAGGTCTCCTTGGTGGGATGATAGACAAAGTGGATATGTTTTAATACCAAAGCATCTCTTTCAGCAGGAAGCTTCTGTAGCGCCTTGAACCTCTGCTCCTCCCCCAGAACCTCTTGGATTGCCCCCATCTTCTCCTTGCTGGGTTTAGCATCCACTTCAAGCTCATAAAAAAGCTCAGAGTATTCCAGCAGAAGCTCCTGGAAGTCTTCTTTAGCACGGTCAATGATCTCCTTCTGGTGCCGATTATAGAGATCAAGGTATTCTGGCTCCTCAAGCCACTGGTAGAACTCTTCATTCATGATGAAGCTCCGGGCCTCCTCCCAAGGTTTACCAGGTGTGACGAAGGGGGAGGAAGCCAGTCTCTGCTTAAACTCTTGCCTCATCTCCGCCCGTTTGCACTCATTGCGCAGATGCTCCAGGTGGGCATTAAAAATTTCTTCTGCTTCAGCAGTCTCCAACAGGTCAGAAGGGATTCGCTCATCTTCCATGTTGTCGATGTGAGATGTATCCTCCCATGGCGAGTCCTCCAGAACAACAAACCAGTGGGTGAAGTGTTGCTTGGACTCAAGGACTTTCTGTACCCCAGAccagctc from Oreochromis niloticus isolate F11D_XX linkage group LG10, O_niloticus_UMD_NMBU, whole genome shotgun sequence includes the following:
- the arhgap35b gene encoding rho GTPase-activating protein 35, whose translation is MMAKKQDARSPIYNLIVVGLSGTEKEKGQCGVGKSCLCNRFVRPSADDFYLDHTSVLSTSDFGGRVVNNDHFLFWGEVSRVLEEGPECRMHVVEQTEFIDDQTFQPHRSTAMQPYIKRAAATKLASAEKLMYFCTDQLGLEQDFEQKQMPEGKLQVDGFLLCVDVSRGMNRNFDDQLKFVSNLYGQLSKTKKPIVLVLTKCDEGVERYIKDAHTFAITKKSLPVVETSARSNINVDLAFLTLVQLIDKSRGKPKIIPYFEALKLQSQQIASAKDRYEWLINRIVKNHNETWLNTSRRMNNSPEYKEYVFLEGTAKCKKLFQQHVYRLKQEHIERRRKIYVSTLPLALSSLVPDLDEIDQLSWSGVQKVLESKQHFTHWFVVLEDSPWEDTSHIDNMEDERIPSDLLETAEAEEIFNAHLEHLRNECKRAEMRQEFKQRLASSPFVTPGKPWEEARSFIMNEEFYQWLEEPEYLDLYNRHQKEIIDRAKEDFQELLLEYSELFYELEVDAKPSKEKMGAIQEVLGEEQRFKALQKLPAERDALVLKHIHFVYHPTKETCPSSPHCVDSKIEQLLASRFPSHYPFFDVKAHFGETKADRINLVILGKDGLAREFANEIRALCTNDDWYVLDGKMYELTLRPIDGNVRLPVNSFYTPTFTPHGCLCLYNSKESLSYVVESLERLRESTLGRRDSQLAQLPTSLLLVTKRGVGSYVDIGGDTALNLITQGQQVARRLQCSFLDPASPGVGYGHNISETQINQVLRGLLDIRRSTSFSSSSPPLLPEPPGLRDSQPVPEADLRIVMCLMCGDPYDTEQLLSPFLMHQHCRPMSNSGTSVLLEQTVGGHKLAIELSLLSYHASFTLRKSRLVHGYIAVYSVSRKASLETLCAFLCEVQDIIPIQLLAVGDSQAELTDSDYACEQLIQGEELAHEIEGRFNSVVCGSGGVVGGLHRIEMFHPFLMEVVEKRNIVEATHMYDNVAEACTNENVYSPRCSSPSPVTMFLDSEDDVEPSPPYYDGTLTSHSSGFNMPDLDSSDISVISDIRDFENKLNNKVPPQVRVKPGVTFDFRKMSRNPYIDTLGHRRSLPSAVTWVPGGDMGYDPSDYAEPIDAVTKPRPSNEEIIYSVPHDSTQGKIITIRNSNRMHSNGNGSDSEADSSSLERRRKFSAIGVKPRLYRDRSKRLGKFSSFRTSFIGSDDEMGALPKSKEDDFGTLKGESLVNEESEDPKKRNILKSLRRTAKKTRPKPRPAIPKPLESNYFGVPLANVVSPDRPIPLFIEKCVRFIETTGLNTEGLYRVSGNKSEMESMQRQFEQDHGLDLVEKDFSINTVAGGLKSFFSELPEPLVPCALQVDLLDAFKISDREQRLYTMKDVLRRFPKENYDVFKYVMNHLHKVSQLNRMNLMTSENLSICFWPTLMRPDFSTMDALTATRTYQTIIETFIHQCAFFFYNQPLLDSPTGLAGLPASPTTTLGGSSAYSCYRSSPPHTTPHFSPCSSPHPPPPSLPCSLCSSPPPAPHAHHSPLNRRHCERQ